A region from the Ralstonia pickettii genome encodes:
- a CDS encoding branched-chain amino acid ABC transporter substrate-binding protein yields the protein MKAFRLALCAAAAVGTFAGALCPSIVHAETVKIAWIDPLSGLMGALGQNQLRSWQYAADLANQQNWSGNGTKFEVVGFDNKVSPQESLTILKQITDQGIRYVAQGDGSSVGMALQDAIAKYNDRNPGKEIIYLNYAAVDPDMTNSKCNYWHFRLDANSDMKMEALTSYLAKDQSIKKVYLLNQNYSFGHQVARAAKEYLKRKRPDIQVVGEDLHPLAQVKDFSPYVAKIRASGADTVITGNWGSDLALLIRASKDAGLNTNFYTYYAGTTGVPTAMGASGADRVKVISYFAPNDGNPKTNAVLDGFKKKYNDDFFNADVYTGIAFLAKAIKTSGSAEPAKVAKVMEGMTVDGLNGPIEMRKTDHQAQQTLYVTTWVKADGKKIKYDQENTGYGWRTDVTLEPHLAAQPTSCQMKRPAS from the coding sequence ATGAAGGCATTCCGACTCGCGCTGTGCGCGGCGGCAGCAGTTGGCACATTCGCGGGCGCACTCTGCCCGAGCATTGTCCACGCCGAGACCGTCAAGATCGCGTGGATCGATCCGCTGTCCGGGCTGATGGGCGCGCTGGGCCAGAACCAGTTGCGCAGCTGGCAATACGCGGCTGACCTCGCCAACCAGCAGAACTGGAGCGGCAACGGCACCAAGTTTGAAGTCGTCGGTTTCGACAACAAGGTTTCACCGCAAGAAAGCCTGACGATCCTCAAGCAGATCACCGACCAGGGCATCCGCTACGTCGCGCAGGGCGACGGGTCCAGTGTGGGCATGGCGCTGCAGGACGCGATCGCCAAGTACAACGACCGCAACCCGGGCAAGGAGATCATCTATCTGAACTACGCCGCGGTCGATCCGGACATGACCAACAGCAAGTGCAACTACTGGCACTTCCGCCTGGACGCCAACTCCGACATGAAGATGGAGGCCCTGACGAGCTATCTCGCCAAGGACCAGAGCATCAAGAAGGTCTACCTGCTCAACCAGAACTACTCGTTCGGCCACCAGGTGGCGCGCGCGGCGAAGGAGTACCTCAAGCGCAAGCGCCCGGACATCCAGGTGGTGGGTGAGGATCTGCACCCGCTCGCGCAGGTGAAGGACTTCTCGCCGTATGTCGCGAAGATTCGTGCTTCGGGCGCGGATACGGTCATCACCGGTAACTGGGGGAGCGATCTGGCACTGCTGATCCGCGCATCGAAGGATGCGGGCCTCAACACCAATTTCTACACGTACTACGCCGGCACCACCGGTGTGCCTACGGCAATGGGCGCCTCAGGCGCAGACCGCGTGAAGGTCATCAGCTACTTCGCGCCGAACGACGGCAACCCGAAGACGAACGCCGTGCTCGACGGCTTCAAGAAGAAGTACAACGACGACTTCTTCAACGCCGATGTCTACACCGGCATCGCCTTCCTCGCCAAGGCTATCAAGACGAGCGGTTCGGCAGAGCCGGCCAAGGTGGCCAAGGTGATGGAAGGCATGACGGTCGATGGGCTCAACGGCCCGATCGAAATGCGCAAGACCGACCACCAGGCGCAGCAGACGCTGTACGTGACTACCTGGGTGAAGGCCGACGGCAAGAAGATCAAGTACGACCAGGAAAACACCGGCTACGGCTGGCGTACCGACGTCACGCTGGAACCGCACCTCGCGGCCCAGCCGACGTCGTGCCAGATGAAGCGTCCGGCGTCGTAA
- a CDS encoding TetR/AcrR family transcriptional regulator, protein MPKPSLRIDEHDAAVDVDAESSAPAAPRAQLTPDDWVRAATDLLVTKSIDAVRVDVLAKQLDVTRGSFYWHFKNRDDLLHQVLQDWSERTRVGPKLERQNPSVQGLVRDLLALPFRGRSARRTAMIEFAIRAWARRDPMAQEAVEAVDEHRMDYYIQHFQAIGFTRKDAKTRAFMLYAYQLSEATLWHQGSKPDKDARRRFFEDTLLAGAPQEDSATPSQE, encoded by the coding sequence ATGCCCAAGCCTTCCTTGCGGATCGACGAACACGACGCGGCTGTCGACGTTGATGCCGAATCCTCAGCCCCTGCTGCACCGCGTGCACAACTTACGCCCGACGACTGGGTTCGCGCCGCCACCGATCTGCTCGTCACCAAGAGCATCGATGCCGTGCGCGTGGATGTGCTCGCCAAGCAGCTGGACGTGACGCGCGGCAGCTTCTACTGGCACTTCAAGAACCGCGACGACCTGCTGCACCAGGTGCTGCAGGACTGGAGCGAGCGCACACGCGTGGGCCCCAAGCTGGAGCGACAGAACCCTTCGGTGCAAGGGCTCGTTCGCGATCTGCTGGCACTGCCGTTTCGCGGTCGCAGCGCGCGACGCACGGCCATGATCGAATTCGCCATCCGTGCCTGGGCGCGGCGTGACCCGATGGCGCAGGAAGCCGTCGAAGCCGTCGACGAACACCGCATGGACTACTACATCCAGCATTTCCAGGCGATCGGCTTTACGCGCAAGGACGCCAAGACGCGCGCCTTCATGCTGTACGCCTACCAGCTATCGGAAGCCACGCTCTGGCACCAGGGCAGCAAGCCCGACAAAGACGCGCGCCGCCGCTTCTTTGAAGACACGCTGCTTGCCGGCGCGCCGCAAGAAGATTCGGCCACACCCTCGCAGGAATAG